GAAATTCCGAGTCACTGTGGAAATATCACCGAGGACGACATTTTAAGAATCGCGATGCTTCATGGAGGGGTTGGACAAAAACCAACACCTTAAATGTTTTTCAATATGGCCTGCCTTTGGCAGGTCTTTTTTATCCTCACGCGCCGTGACATCTCTTGATGTGTGATACGGATGGAAACATACAATAATCTCAATTTAGTTCAAAAAGTTTTGGTAAGCAAACTGGTATAAAAAGACGGGTTAGCAGGTTTCCCCACTAACCCGTCTGTGTTGTTTGCCGCATTGCACGGCCCTACTTCTGGCTGGCGAGCTAGGCCAGAAGCTTCTGGAGTGCCGACACCTCTGGTGTCACGATGTTGATGGGCTTGCAGAGGAACGCAATCAGCTCCTCGAGCGGGTGCCGGGGACCGGGCAGCAGGGCGCTGAAAACGTTCTCCTTGACAAGGAGCGCGCCGTCCGCGTCCATGATGCGGACCTCGCAGTAACTGCCCTCCTCCCAGTGCTTGGCCTCCACCCGCACGGAAACGACGCAGGCACCGTTGGCGCCGAAGAGGCGGTAGAGATTGGGATCGCTCTCGTCTTTCTCCGGGCGCAGGGCGCAGAACTTCTCGGCCACCTTCTCCCACAACCGCATCACCATGGTTCGGTTCTGTTGATCGTAATATCTCATGAAATCACCTCCTCCCTTTTTTGTCTCGGTCATTTATGTGCTACTCCTTTATATATGCTACACCCTTATTGTTATTTTGTCAAGCCCACAACGTTTATATTTATTTACCACACCGTGCGAACAAACTTTTTGTGAATTTCTTTAAGCGCGCGGATAAAATAATCTATTTCTTCTTTGGTATTGTAAATATAAAAACTTGCTCGTAATGTCGCGAGAACGCCCAAATGCTTCATCAAGGGTTGGGCGCAATGGTGGCCGGCGCGAACCGCTATGCCATATCGGTCAAGCATGGTTGCCGCATCATGCGGATGAATCCCGTCCCGGTAACATATTTTCGACAATTGTTGAAAATATGTTACTCCGCAAATATTAAACGAAATAATTCCGGTGCGGTCCTTTGTTTTTTCAAATCCGAGCAAGTCCACAAACGGCAGTTTTTTCATTTTTTCCAGCGCGTATTTTAAAAGTTCGCGCTCGTGATGCTCAATATTTTTCATTCCGATTTTTTTCAAATAATCAATTGCTTCGCCGAACAAAATCGCGCCTTCTATATTCGGTGTGCCCGCTTCAAACTTCCACGGCAAATCATTCCAAGTTACGCTTTTAGCCGTAACCTCGCGTATCATCTCGCCTCCTGACATAAACGGCTCCATACTTTCCAAAATTTCAGATCTCCCCCAAAGCGCGCCGATGCCTGACGGCGCTAGCATTTTATGACCCGAGAAAGCGAAAAAATCGCAGCCGATTTTACGAACGTTCACCGGAATGTGTCCGGCAGATTGAGCGCCGTCAATCAAAATCAAAGCCCCGACTTTATGCGCCTCTTTACATATTTTTTCAACCGGATAAATATAGCCGGAGACGTTTGAAATGTGGGCTACGGCGACTAATTTTGTTTTTTTAGTCAATTTTTTTCTGAAATCCGTGAAATCAAAATCGCGCGTTGATGTTAATTTGACGATATCCAGTTTTAATCCGCGCTCGCGAGCCAGACGCAGCCACGGCACAAAATTGGAATGATGCTCCGAAATCGTCGTCAGTATTCTATCGCCTCTTTTAAATTTTCGCCCCAAAGAGTAAGCGACTAAATTGACGGCTTCGGTGGCGTTACGGGTGAAAATTATTTCTTTAGAACTTTGCGCGCCGATAAAATCGGCGGCTTTTTGTCGGGAGAGCTCAAATTCTTTCGTGATTTCTTCGGCCATCTGATAGGCCCCGCGATGCACATTGGCGTAAGAATGCGCGTATAGTTTTTTCAGCCGCTCCGTAATAATTTTCGGCTTCTGGGTAGTGGCGGCGTTGTCAAAATAAACAATAGCGCGTCCGTTTATTTTTCGCGTAAGTACCGGAAAGTCCTTTTTTATTTTTTTGAAATTAAAAATCATTTAAACTAAAAGTGTTTTTATAATTTTCTCCGTTTCCGCCAAACCCAAACCGGCCCGCGAAAGGGGCGCTGATAAAAATCCCGCGCTTTTCAGCCGCTCCGCCTTAATCCGGTCAACTCCTCTTGTCGCCATATAAAAAATATCTTCGTCGGATATTTTAGATACGGTTGCCGCGTGTCCCGCCCGTTCAACTTCGCTTGTCAGTATTTCCAGACGGGGGTCTACGCGACAGCTTGCCTCATCAAAAATAATCGCCCGTCCGTCAAACCATGCGCTGGAATTCTTCGCGGCGCTACCAACCTTCACGTTCCCGGCAATCTCTCCCGATGAATCGTCTCTGCCGATGCAGCGAACCATAGTGTTTGAAAAAGAATTTTCTCCCAGATGGTTCACGCGTATATTTATGCTTATTTTATCCGTTTTACTCGCCGAAAACAAAAAAATATTGGTCAACTTTGCCCATTCGGCCAGATTGAATTCCAGATTCCCCGCGAAACTTTTTACCCCACCTAAAAGCCAGACAAAGGTTTTTTTTTGGTTGGAGGAGATGCGAAAATTTTTGTCTATTTTT
The genomic region above belongs to Candidatus Niyogibacteria bacterium and contains:
- a CDS encoding SufD family Fe-S cluster assembly protein → MKIEFIKSKKIDKNFRISSNQKKTFVWLLGGVKSFAGNLEFNLAEWAKLTNIFLFSASKTDKISINIRVNHLGENSFSNTMVRCIGRDDSSGEIAGNVKVGSAAKNSSAWFDGRAIIFDEASCRVDPRLEILTSEVERAGHAATVSKISDEDIFYMATRGVDRIKAERLKSAGFLSAPLSRAGLGLAETEKIIKTLLV
- a CDS encoding SufS family cysteine desulfurase, which encodes MIFNFKKIKKDFPVLTRKINGRAIVYFDNAATTQKPKIITERLKKLYAHSYANVHRGAYQMAEEITKEFELSRQKAADFIGAQSSKEIIFTRNATEAVNLVAYSLGRKFKRGDRILTTISEHHSNFVPWLRLARERGLKLDIVKLTSTRDFDFTDFRKKLTKKTKLVAVAHISNVSGYIYPVEKICKEAHKVGALILIDGAQSAGHIPVNVRKIGCDFFAFSGHKMLAPSGIGALWGRSEILESMEPFMSGGEMIREVTAKSVTWNDLPWKFEAGTPNIEGAILFGEAIDYLKKIGMKNIEHHERELLKYALEKMKKLPFVDLLGFEKTKDRTGIISFNICGVTYFQQLSKICYRDGIHPHDAATMLDRYGIAVRAGHHCAQPLMKHLGVLATLRASFYIYNTKEEIDYFIRALKEIHKKFVRTVW